The DNA region TGCTCAAGCGGTCGGGCGGTGGGGCAACTACTTCAACCAGGAGTTGTTCGGCATGCCCACCGACCTCCCCTGGGGGCTCGAGATCGCCCGTCGCTATCGTCCGGCCGAGTACATCGAGTTCGAAACATTCCACCCGACCTTCCTCTACGAATCTCTCTGGAATCTGGGAGTCATCGCTCTTCTGCTGACCGTCGAGCGCCGGTTCAAACTGAGGCGTGGCTCGATTCTGCTCGTCTACTTCATCATGTACGGTACGGGCCGTTTCCTACTGGAGTTGATTCGGACGGACACAACTTTCCGATTCCTCGGGTTGAGTCGCAACGGATGGGTCAGCCTCGCCGTGGTGATCGGCGGCGCCGTCGGCCTGTGGTTGCGCAATCGAACCGGAGAACAGGAACCCTCGACCGTCTGACCGGGCTGCCGCCGCTTGGATATCGCCGTGCCGTATTACTCGATCACGATCCCGGCGAGCTCTTCTTCCGGTTCCGGGTATCTCATACCCAGGCTCTTGAGGGTGTCCACGATGATGGTCGAGATCGCCAGGTTCCGGTACCACTTGCGATCGGCCGGGATCACGTACCAGGGCGCCCACTCGGTTGAGGTGCGAGTGATGGCCTCCTCATAGGCCGCGATGTAGGAATCCCACAGCTTTCGTTCGGCCAGGTCACCCTTTGCAAACTTCCAGGTCTTGGTTGGTTCATCGAGGCGGGCCTGGAGGCGCTGCTTCTGCTCTTCTTTGGATATATGGAGGAAGAACTTGAGGATTGTGGTTCCTTCGTCGGCCAGGAGTTCCTCAAACGCATTGATGTGGTCGTAGCGCCGTCGCCATCTGTGCTCCGGTACCAGATCATGGACACGCACCACGAGAACATCCTCGTAATGGGATCGATTGAATATCGTGATCTCGCCTGAAGCGGGAGTGTTGCCGTGTACTCGCCACAGGTAGTCGTGAGCCAGCTCCTTCTCCGTCGGTTTCTTGAAACCGGCCACCTTGACGCCTTGCGGGTTGGTGCCGTCGAACACGTGGCGAATCGTTCCATCCTTTCCGCCGGTGTCCATGGCCTGGAGAACGACGAGGACCTTGTGCTTGCCTTCCGCGTAGAGCAGCTCCTGCAACTGTTCGAGTTCCGAGTTCAGGATCTTCATGGCCGCCTTTCCGGCGGTCTTGTCTCCGGCGAAGCCCCGGAGATCCTTGGTGTTCCGCGCCATGATTTGCGCGTCGCTACCGGGTTCGACTCGATATCGGTGCATTTCAGATCTCCTCTTCGCGCGAGCTCTTGGAACCCTAGTGACCGGTCTCAGACCTCTTCCGCCGGATGGCGGATCGTGATAGACGTATGGATGGCGTGAGACGGGAGGGCGACGCGGAGGAGACGCGTGCAACCCCAGCATCTGGTCGCCGGTGGCGTAGCCCTGTTGATAGCCATCGCGTCGGGGGTGTGGTTCGGGGGGAGACCGGCGCAACCGGTACCCGTAGTAGTCGACCGCACGTCCGATTCCGGCACGACGCCGACTGTTGATCGACTGACCGTGCACGTTTCGGGGGCCGTCGTATCCCCGGGGCTCGTCGAGTTGAGCGAAGGTGCGCGCGGTGCAGACGCTCTGGCGGCGGCCGGCGGGGCGTTGCCCTCGGCGGACCTCAGCGCCATGAATCTGGCTGCTCCCGTCGTCGACGGCACACTGATGATCGTGCCGCGTCGCAACGATGATGCGCCGCCGGCCGCGCAGAGTGGAGACGGTCGGATCAGAGTCAACTACGCGTCGGCCGATGAGATCGCTTCCCTGCCCGGCATCGGCCCCGTGCTGGCCCGGCGCATAGCGGATTACCGGGATGACAACGGACCGTTCGTCGTCGTCGAGGATCTCCTCGACGTGCCCGGGATCGGCGAGGGCAAGCTGGCCGCCATACGGGACTCGGTGTCCATTCCGTGAACCTGCCGGATGAAGTGGGCAAGTGGACCCTCGGTGCGGCGGCGGCCGTCTGGTTGGGTGCCTGGTCGGGACGTTCCGCCGGAGTCACGGCAATGGTGCTCTGGCTGGCGGCAAACTTCGTATTGCTGGCCTGGGGAAGGCACCGGATGGTTCTGCTCGCTGCCTTCGTGTTGGCGGGTTCGCTGTCCGGTTTGCTGTCTTCGCAACGAGATCAGGCGATTGTCGAGAGTCTGGTGATCGATGGATACGTCGAGGTACACGGAACCGCGGTTGACGACCCGCGCCCGGGACGGACTGGTTTCTGGTTTCTCATCGAGCCCGGCCATCTGGAGACCCGCCACCGGGAATACCGATGGACCGGGCCGCGCTTGCTGGTCGGTTCAGAAGAGCCGCTCAGCATCATGGCCGGAGATCTGGTGTCGGTGACCGGCCGACTCTCGTCGGGGTCCGGCACGGCCAGAGGCGATGTGTTCGCGGGGCGAATCGACGCCCGCCGGGTCGAACGGATCTCGGAAGCGACCGGGTTCTTTCGCGCGGCGAACCTGATCAGATCGAGAGTTCAGGAGCAGCTGGCCGGCAACGCGGACCGGCCTGCTGCCGCGCTGGTTTCCGGGTTCCTGATAGGCGACATACGGGAGCTGCCCCGACCAGACGGCGAGGCTCTCCGCCGGGCCGGGCTTTCCCACTACGTGGCAGTTTCGGGGAGCAACGTCGCCCTGTTTCTCGCCCTCTGGTGGGTGGTCGTCGGGCCCCTCGGATTCGGGCCGCGTCGACGGGCGTTCCTCGGGCTGATCGGCCTGGTCCTGTTCGTGATGGTGACGAGGTGGGAACCGTCGGTATTGCGGGCGGCGGCAATGGCCGGCCTCGTCCTGGTGATTCGAGCCTTCGGATTGTCGATCGGGCCGTGGGCGGCTCTGGGCGGCGGAGTTGGCGGCCTGCTGCTGGTGTCGGGAGAACTCGTGTCGGACGTCGGGTTCCAGTTGTCGGTTGCCGCCACTGCCGGTGTCATTGCCGGCACTGGTTTTCGACCCTTGCGTCGTTTTCCAATAGTGGGGGCGACGCTGGCCGCCACAGTTTCCGCTCAGCTGGCGGTGGCTCCGCTGCTGCTGATCCACTTCGGAACCCTGCCGCTGCTGTCGCCTATCACGAACTTGCTTGCCGGGCCGCTGGTAGTCGCGGCGACGAGCCTGGGCGGCATTGGGGTGCTCATGGGCCTACCGGTCCTCCTCGACTCTGCGACCGCCATAGCTGGGATCGTGCTCGACATCGCCCGGTCTGCCGCGCCCTGGCCGCAGATCGGCTGGTTCGGCTACTCGGGCGTCATGCTGGCGGCCGTGCTGGCCAAGGTGTCGGGTTTGCGCCGGATCATGAGCCTGGCCGCCGCGGCCTGGGCGTTCATCACCATCGGCCTCGCTCCCGTCCCGGTCACGCTCCCGGCCGTCGTGTTCCTCGACGTCGGTCAGGGCGATTCGTCGCTGTTCCTGGGTGACCGTGGAGCCGTGGTGCTCGTTGACGGAGGACCCGATCCGGGGATTCTGATCGAGCGCCTTCGCCACTATGGGGTCGATCACATCGACCTCCTGATTGCTTCGCATCAACATCATGATCATGTCGCCGGATTGATCGGCGCACTGGAATCGTTTCCGGTAGGCCTCGTCTGGCACTCCGGCCAATCGAGTCCGGAGTCCGAAATGCAGGCCTTGCTCGACCTGGCCGCCCGGATCGGAGTCCCGGCCGAGGTAGTCCGCCCGGGATGGACGGCAACAATCGGTCGGTTTCATCTCGAAGTGCTGGGTCCCAAACGCCGATACGCTTCCCCCAACGATCAATCGGTCGTGCTCCTGGTCGAGGCGGGTGGGCGATCGATCCTCATGCCGGGAGATGTCGAGATATTCGCACAGAGGGATCTGGGCCCGATCTCGGCAGATCTGCTCAAGGTTCCGCATCAGGGGGCCGCCACCAGCGATCCCGGGTGGCTCCGGTCGACCGGGGCGGACCTGGCAATCATCCCGGTCGGGCCCAACGATTACGGCCATCCGTCGGCGGAGGTTGTCCGGCTACTCGAGGAGATGGGCGCCGATGTGCGCCGGACGGATCATGAAGGAGATATCGTCGTCTCAGTCGGCGAATGATCCGGCGGTCTCTGGGAACTCGTTCAGCGCGATCGTGCGAAACCGGGCCGTCACCCGATCCACTCCCGTCGGGTCGTCGGGAAACGAGACGACCATCGTCGAGATTGCGGCCGGGTCCAAGCCCATTCCGTGTTCGGCCGCAAGGGCGACGACCTGCTCGCTCAGCTTGCCTGCGAAGATGCGGGCCCCCTGCGCGGAAGTCTCCGGTAGGACGAACGCCAGCACCTCTTTGTCCCCGTCGCTCGCATGGGCGGCGTGGTCGACGGCTCTGACGCTGCGCTGCACGCGGTCGCCGAGGTCGGTCAGGTAGTTGCGTTTGGTACGTCGATTCAAAGAGACGGGAGAGGGGAGATCGGCGGTGACGAGCGAGAAGACTTTCTCATATCGATTGGCTCGGGACTTCTCCAGTTCGACCTTCTCGACCAGGCTGCGGGAGTTGAACAGCCCGGTCGCGTCATCGACCTGGTCGTAGAGGTCGAGTTTCGTGATCGAGTCGCGCAGTTGCTCCGTCGCCCACCCGCCGATCATGCCGAACGCCATGTACCCGGCACCTCGGGCGAGGATCAGGCCGAGGAGTTCGCTCCAGCCGACCAGGTCGATGGCGGGGGAGCGGATCCAGATGTAGGCCGCAGTCGCGGCAGCCCCGAGCGCCGCTCCGCCGCGAACTCCCCAAAACAGGAACCCGACGAATACCGGTAGGAAGAACATCGTTGCAGACACTTCGGCCGGATCAACCCGGCGGACGTACATGATCAAGGCCACGACGGCCAATGCGACCAGGCCGACGAGCAGTACGAGAGCGCGAGCCTGGGGGTAACTGACGGATCGGGTTTGGTTGGGGGAGGCGTCGGCCATGGACGCATGCTAAACGCTCGTAGGGGAGGCATTCGGCGATCTTTGACTTTGAGGTCTCCGGCGGGAACACTGGTGGAATGCCGTCCATCCTCAAGTCGCGTGTGGCGCTGGCCACGCTCATCGGCGTGTTCCTCATTCCGATCATGACTTCGTCGTTGCGCGGGCTGACTCACGTTCTCACCTGCGAGGGTCAGGTGGAAACCCCTTTCTCGGTCGTGATCGAGAGTGGATTCGACCCGATGGTGCTGAGCGCGCAACAACTCGTTGCGGGAGAAGACGACTCCATCTGCGGCGGCATCAGCGTCGACTTCCGGGCGCGGGCCGCCGAAGGAAACCGGATTGCCCTGACGCTGGCCGTCGTCAACGAAACAGCCGACCCCTGGCGCGGAACGATCGATCTCGAACTCGGTCGGGTGAGGGTTCCGATCTCCATTGGCCGGGTGGCGGCAGGTACCGAAGAGACCGAGACGGTCGTCTTGAATCTCGATGAGGGGGAGAGTGAGATCGCCGGGTCCTTGCTCGTAGGGCCTTGACGGGGTCTCCCGCATCCACGCTTCGGGTCGGGACGCGCATCCTCGACTTCTCCGGCGGGCGAGTCCATCTCATGGGTGTCTTGAATCTGTCGCCGGAGTCGAAGAACACACAAACGGTCGCCGGGAATGCCGGCGAGGCGATGCGGATTGCGGAGAATCACCGGCGGCACGGCGCCACCATCATCGATGTGGGCGCGCAATCCTCCCACTTCGATAACGTGGAACTGAGTCCGGAGGAGGAACTCGAGCGGCTCGCCGAGACGGTCCGGCGCCTCGTCGACGAAGGATTCATCGTATCCGTCGACACGTGGAAGCCGGCAGTCGCGGCGGGGGTCATCGAACTCGGCGCGACGATCGTGAATGACACAGGCGGCTTGCAGAACCCTGCGATGGTCGATGCCGTGGCGCGAAGCGAAGTGGCGGCGGTGGTCATGTTCATAGAGGGGGACACGCCGCTCTCGGTGGAGGAGATAGATCTCGGGGGGTCCATCGTGGCCGGGGTTGCAGATCGACTCGGTGCCAGATTGCGCCATCTGGCCGCAACCGGCATCACCGATGTAATCGTCGATCCCGGCATCGGGATCTCTTATCGCGGAGATCGGGCCCGATACACCGAGCACCAGATAGATGTCATCAGACGGTTGGGGGACTTGCGAGCGCTCGGGCAACCGGTGCTGGTTCCCGTGCCGCGCAAGGCCGAGCTTGCGCCTACTCTTGCCCTGGCCACTCTTGCTCTCGAGTACGGCGCGGACATCCTGCGGGTGCACGATGTCTCTGCGGTGGCGGAAGTCGCTCGAATGATGGGAAGATTGTGATGAGTCGTCGTGTATTGGTGACGGGATCAGCCCGGGGACTCGGCCGGCACCTGGCGGTCGCCCTGGGATCCGATGGGTTCGAGGTCGTCGTTCACTACCGGGCGAGCCGGGATGGCGCGGAGGAGACGGCACGCCTCGTCACCAAGGCCGGGGGAGCCGCCGAACTCGTCTCCGCCGATCTCACGGATGCCGGTTCGGTCGACGAGATGGCAGCCGCGCTGAAACGGTCTGGCGGCCTCGACGTTCTCATCAACAACGTCGGTGGATTCATCATCCGCCACACGGACGATCTCACGCCCGAAGATTGGGACAGAGTCCTGGCCGCCACCGCCAGTGCCACCTTCTACACGACCAGGGCGCTGTTGCCGCTCCTCCGAGATGGGCAGCATGCCCGGATCGTCAACATCGCCGACTCGGGAGCCGACAATCTGCGTGCCTCTCCCAAGTCACTTCCGTACTACGTCGGCAAGACCGGAGTTCTGATCATGACGAAGACTTTTGCGGTCACCGAGGCATCGCGCGGGGTAACGGTGAACGCCGTCATGCCGGGTGTGCTCGAGAACAGCATCACGTTTCCGGCATTGGACAAGATACCGGCCGGCCGGTTGGGAACCCTCGACGACATCGCCGGAGCGGTCCGCTATCTGGTATCTCCGGCGGCCGATTACGTGACCGGTTCCTATCTGCAGGTCGGCGGTGGGTGGAATCTCTGACATGAACATGATCTGGCACGTCTACGGTCCACGCGATGCAGGGCCCGGAGAGCGGCAGCAGATGCTGAGCCGGGCGCAGGCGATCTTCGATCAGCTGGGGGTCCAGGCTGCCGACGTCGTTCGTGTCGACGTTCCCGGGCGCGGGGCTTCTGCCGAGAATGCCGATCGCGAAGGAATCGTGAGAGCTGAAGTCGACCCGGCGCTACCCGCGCTTCAATCCGGTTCGCTCTTTGGAGGCCGTCAGGGTCTCATGGTCGTGGACGGCCACCAGTTGCTCAAGGGAGAGGCAGACATCATCGCCGAGTTGCTGGCTGCTGCCGACCGTGAAACGGTGGTGGTCGTCGTTTCCTCCGGAGCACTTCCCTCCACGTTGGCAAAGGCTCTGAAGGCCGGCGAGACGATCAAGATCGAGAAGCTGAGGGAGAAGGACGCCGCCGCCTGGCTTGCCAACGAGATTCGCGATCGGAAGATGAAGATGCCGACGGAAGCCCGCGAGGCGTTGCTCCAACGGTTTGGCAGCAACGTTGCCGCGATGGGCCAGGCTCTCGACCAGCTGGCCGGTGGGGCGGCGATCAGCCGCGAAACGATTCTCGTGCGCTTTCAAAATCGTCCCGACGAACCGATGTGGCACCTCGCCGACGCGATCAGCGCCGGGAAGGTCGGCGAAGCACTTCGCCGCCTTGCCGACTTCCTCACTCACGGACATCCGCTCCAGTTGCTCGGTTATCTCGAAGACGATCTCAAGAGGCGATCGCTGGCCTCGGCCGCCGCGACCATCGACGAGTACGCCGAGCAGGTCGGCGGCAGGCCCGGAGACTGGCGGGTGAAGCGCGATTGGACGAGAAGATCGCGAGTGTCGGATTCCGAGCTGCGGGCGGCCCTGTCCGCTCTGCTGAAGGCTGACGGTCTGCTCAAGTCGGCGCCGGAGGAAACTCATCGCTTGACGATGGAACGTTTGACGGTGGCCATGTGCCGGCTATACGGTGGCCGACCGGTTCAGGTCGGCTGAATCTCTGCGGTTGTGGCGGGGGTGTGGCCGTCGATCTTGCCCCGCCACCTCGTGCACTGCTACGATTCGCTACCCGCGCGGCTTCCGGCGCGCCCTGTTTCCATCAGAGGTTTCGATTTCGTATGGCCAATATCAAGTCACAGATAAAGCGCAATCGTCAGAACGAGACGCGCCACTTCCGCAACAAGGGTTTTC from Acidimicrobiia bacterium includes:
- the lgt gene encoding prolipoprotein diacylglyceryl transferase; the protein is MILASIPSPPVNVIEVGPLDIHFYGILIGIGVVIAMIITERRYLRFGGHPKDVEKAAFWAVVIGFLGARLAYVSTHLTRFEGRWLHIFAIWEGGLALFGGLTGGAVAAIWVMRRRNGDFPAFADAVAIGLPAAQAVGRWGNYFNQELFGMPTDLPWGLEIARRYRPAEYIEFETFHPTFLYESLWNLGVIALLLTVERRFKLRRGSILLVYFIMYGTGRFLLELIRTDTTFRFLGLSRNGWVSLAVVIGGAVGLWLRNRTGEQEPSTV
- a CDS encoding polyphosphate kinase 2 family protein, yielding MHRYRVEPGSDAQIMARNTKDLRGFAGDKTAGKAAMKILNSELEQLQELLYAEGKHKVLVVLQAMDTGGKDGTIRHVFDGTNPQGVKVAGFKKPTEKELAHDYLWRVHGNTPASGEITIFNRSHYEDVLVVRVHDLVPEHRWRRRYDHINAFEELLADEGTTILKFFLHISKEEQKQRLQARLDEPTKTWKFAKGDLAERKLWDSYIAAYEEAITRTSTEWAPWYVIPADRKWYRNLAISTIIVDTLKSLGMRYPEPEEELAGIVIE
- a CDS encoding ComEA family DNA-binding protein, with protein sequence MQPQHLVAGGVALLIAIASGVWFGGRPAQPVPVVVDRTSDSGTTPTVDRLTVHVSGAVVSPGLVELSEGARGADALAAAGGALPSADLSAMNLAAPVVDGTLMIVPRRNDDAPPAAQSGDGRIRVNYASADEIASLPGIGPVLARRIADYRDDNGPFVVVEDLLDVPGIGEGKLAAIRDSVSIP
- a CDS encoding ComEC/Rec2 family competence protein, with product MNLPDEVGKWTLGAAAAVWLGAWSGRSAGVTAMVLWLAANFVLLAWGRHRMVLLAAFVLAGSLSGLLSSQRDQAIVESLVIDGYVEVHGTAVDDPRPGRTGFWFLIEPGHLETRHREYRWTGPRLLVGSEEPLSIMAGDLVSVTGRLSSGSGTARGDVFAGRIDARRVERISEATGFFRAANLIRSRVQEQLAGNADRPAAALVSGFLIGDIRELPRPDGEALRRAGLSHYVAVSGSNVALFLALWWVVVGPLGFGPRRRAFLGLIGLVLFVMVTRWEPSVLRAAAMAGLVLVIRAFGLSIGPWAALGGGVGGLLLVSGELVSDVGFQLSVAATAGVIAGTGFRPLRRFPIVGATLAATVSAQLAVAPLLLIHFGTLPLLSPITNLLAGPLVVAATSLGGIGVLMGLPVLLDSATAIAGIVLDIARSAAPWPQIGWFGYSGVMLAAVLAKVSGLRRIMSLAAAAWAFITIGLAPVPVTLPAVVFLDVGQGDSSLFLGDRGAVVLVDGGPDPGILIERLRHYGVDHIDLLIASHQHHDHVAGLIGALESFPVGLVWHSGQSSPESEMQALLDLAARIGVPAEVVRPGWTATIGRFHLEVLGPKRRYASPNDQSVVLLVEAGGRSILMPGDVEIFAQRDLGPISADLLKVPHQGAATSDPGWLRSTGADLAIIPVGPNDYGHPSAEVVRLLEEMGADVRRTDHEGDIVVSVGE
- a CDS encoding dihydropteroate synthase — its product is MTGSPASTLRVGTRILDFSGGRVHLMGVLNLSPESKNTQTVAGNAGEAMRIAENHRRHGATIIDVGAQSSHFDNVELSPEEELERLAETVRRLVDEGFIVSVDTWKPAVAAGVIELGATIVNDTGGLQNPAMVDAVARSEVAAVVMFIEGDTPLSVEEIDLGGSIVAGVADRLGARLRHLAATGITDVIVDPGIGISYRGDRARYTEHQIDVIRRLGDLRALGQPVLVPVPRKAELAPTLALATLALEYGADILRVHDVSAVAEVARMMGRL
- a CDS encoding SDR family oxidoreductase, with amino-acid sequence MSRRVLVTGSARGLGRHLAVALGSDGFEVVVHYRASRDGAEETARLVTKAGGAAELVSADLTDAGSVDEMAAALKRSGGLDVLINNVGGFIIRHTDDLTPEDWDRVLAATASATFYTTRALLPLLRDGQHARIVNIADSGADNLRASPKSLPYYVGKTGVLIMTKTFAVTEASRGVTVNAVMPGVLENSITFPALDKIPAGRLGTLDDIAGAVRYLVSPAADYVTGSYLQVGGGWNL